The Pyrenophora tritici-repentis strain M4 chromosome 10, whole genome shotgun sequence genome contains a region encoding:
- a CDS encoding DUF95 domain containing protein: MARAGHSGTVVGSAIVVREKYYWPDLQLNIWTIVMLATAGTILGINAQFMSIQDRMGLGTPWIMPYGVTVGTLAIIFIIVEIVYIAQRKLLPGIMMLLSFILLVLFIAGIIGTAIQLFAGPNINNQCNTYVFNNGVSGANIETLAFLQQRNICQCWQAEFAFWIIGSIFLVWMMVMASQVNSNQYVR; this comes from the exons ATGGCGCGGGCAGGACATTCAGGCACAGTCGTGGGCTCGGCCATAGTGGTGCGAGAGAAGTACTACTGGCCAGATCTTCAGCTCAACATCTGGACAATTGTCATGCTAGCCACAGCGGGAACAATCTTAGGCATCAACGCACAATTCATGTCAATACAGGATCGAATGGGCCTCGGGACGCCATG GATAATGCCGTATGGCGTGACTGTCGGCACCCTCGccatcatcttcatcatcgTCGAAATCGTCTACATTGCACAACGTAAACTTCTTCCCGGCATTATGATGCTGCTGTCGTTTATTCTGCTCGTTCTATTCATCGCTGGTATAATCGGTACTGCGATTCAGCTGTTCGCCGGCCCGAACATCAACAATCAGTGCAATACTTATGTATTCAACAACGGTGTTAGTGGAGCGAACATTGAGACGCTGGCATTCTTGCAGCAGAGAAATATCT GTCAGTGCTGGCAGGCTGAATTCGCCTTCTGGATCATCGGGTCCATATTCCTCGTCTGGATGATGGTCATGGCGAGTCAAGTCAACTCGAATCAGTACGTTCGGTGA
- a CDS encoding ThrS, Threonyl-tRNA synthetase produces MADAVKDAVSSAVEGVKNLAVSGEQKAQQKENKAPKAKKEKKKGDSGDGRPLMLDPAPAFIDHRIQIFEKLKAKYDEEIAQKPREKITITLEDGKNIEGESWVTSPADIARNIAKSLFERTVVARLDKGTPEETLWDLERPLEKSCKLELLPFDDPEGKKVFWHSSAHILGEASERRFGCDLCIGPPIEDGFYYEMALPDNAAVDPADHKPLETIVSSIVKEKQPFERLTLSKDDLLEMFKSNKYKQHIIKDKIADGTFTTVYRNGPLIDLCRGPHVPHTGRIKQFKVMKNSASYFLGDAKNDSLQRIYGVSFPDKDAMQAHLKFLEEAAKRDHRKIGKEQELFFFHEFSPGSCFFLPHGQIIYNTLQAFLREEYWNRGYQEVGSPNMYNSALWKISGHWQHYADDMFTFDVEKEKWALKPMNCPGHCLIFKHRERSYRELPIRMADFGILHRNEASGALTGLTRVRRFQQDDTHVFCTQDQITEEISALFDFLRAVYGKFGFTFKMKLSTRPEGFLGDIETWDKAEAKLTEALNQFTAAGGSAWELNPGDGAFYGPKIDITISDALKREFQCATIQLDFQLPNQFELEYMTSEVIPVKNKDQPQEGGHIEQKKEKLEGADVTIPKKIKEPQPGYARPVMIHRAIYGSFERFIAILTEHFAGRWPFWLSPRQVMVIPVMPGANDYVKEVQAELRKHRLHADIDISGNTMQKKIRTAQLALYNFIMVVGAEEQQARAVNWRNRDDQETQQRGVIVPLDEAVKKLVELRDERRFENKV; encoded by the exons ATGGCGGACGCGGTAAAGGATGCCGTCAGCTCGGCTGTCGAGGGCGTGAAGAATCTTGCAGTGTCTGGCGAGCAGAAAGCCCAACAAAAGGAGAACAAGGCCCCGAAAGCAaaaaaagagaagaagaagggaGATTCGGGAGATGGACGTCCCTTGATGCTCGATCCTGCGCCCGCCTTTATCGACCACCGCATTCAGATCTT CGAGAAGCTCAAGGCGAAGTATGACGAAGAGATAGCCCAGAAGCCCCGCG AGAAGATTACTATCACACTGGAAGATGGGAAGAACATAGAAGGAGAATCATGGGTCACCAGTCCAGCCGATATCGCACGCAACATCGCGAAGAGCCTATTCGAGCGCACCGTCGTCGCACGCCTGGACAAAGGCACGCCCGAGGAAACACTGTGGGATCTCGAGCGACCATTGGAGAAGAGCTGCAAGCTAGAGCTCTTGCCATTCGACGACCCGGAGGGTAAGAAGGTCTTCTGGCACTCGAGCGCACATATCCTGGGAGAGGCATCCGAGCGCCGATTCGGTTGCGATCTCTGCATTGGCCCTCCCATTGAGGATGGTTTCTACTATGAAATGGCCCTTCCAGATAACGCGGCAGTTGATCCTGCCGATCACAAGCCGCTCGAGACCATTGTCAGCAGCATTGTCAAGGAGAAGCAACCCTTCGAGCGCCTGACACTGTCAAAGGATGATCTACTTGAAATGTTCAAGTCGAACAAGTACAAGCAGCACATCATCAAGGACAAGATTGCCGACGGCACCTTCACAACCGTATACCGCAACGGACCACTTATCGATCTCTGCCGCGGACCACACGTACCACACACTGGCCGGATAAAGCAGTTCAAGGTCATGAAGAACTCGGCCTCATACTTCTTGGGAGACGCCAAGAACGACAGCTTACAGCGTATTTATGGTGTCTCCTTCCCCGACAAGGATGCCATGCAGGCGCATCTCAAATTTCTCGAAGAGGCTGCCAAACGTGACCACCGCAAGATTGGAAAGGAACAAGaactcttcttcttccacGAGTTTAGTCCTGGCTCTTGTTTCTTCCTCCCACACGGCCAAATTATTTACAATACACTACAAGCCTTTTTGCGTGAAGAGTACTGGAACCGCGGATATCAAGAAGTTGGATCACCAAACATGTACAACTCCGCGTTGTGGAAGATTTCTGGCCACTGGCAGCATTACGCTGATGACATGTTCACCTTTGAtgtagagaaggagaagtGGGCTTTGAAACCAATGAACTGCCCCGGTCACTGTCTGATTTTCAAGCATCGCGAGCGAAGCTACAGGGAATTGCCAATTCGTATGGCCGACTTCGGTATCCTGCACCGAAACGAAGCCAGCGGTGCACTCACAGGTCTTACCCGAGTGCGAAGATTCCAACAGGACGATACTCACGTTTTCTGTACCCAGGATCAGATCACAGAGGAAATCTCCGCGCTATTTGATTTCTTAAGGGCAGTATACGGAAAGTTTGGCTTTACTTTCAAGATGAAGCTGAGCACTCGTCCTGAGGGCTTCCTCGGAGACATCGAGACTTGGGATAAGGCGGAAGCGAAGCTGACTGAGGCCTTGAACCAGTTCACTGCCGCAGGTGGCAGCGCTTGGGAGCTAAATCCTGGTGATGGAGCCTTCTATGGACCCAAGATTGACATCACCATCTCTGATGCCCTCAAGCGAGAGTTCCAGTGCGCCACTATTCAGCTTGACTTCCAGCTTCCGAACCAATTCGAGCTTGAGTACATGACATCTGAGGTCATACCTGTCAAGAACAAGGATCAACCACAAGAAGGTGGACATATCGAGcagaagaaggagaagctgGAAGGTGCCGATGTCACTATTCCCAAGAAGATCAAGGAACCACAACCAGGCTACGCTCGCCCTGTCATGATTCACCGCGCCATCTATGGTTCCTTTGAGCGTTTCATTGC TATCCTTACAGAGCACTTTGCCGGCCGTTGGCCTTTCTGGCTATCTCCCCGTCAAGTCATGGTCATCCCCGTCATGCCTGGTGCGAACGACTATGTCAAAGAAGTGCAAGCCGAGCTCCGCAAGCACCGTCTCCACGCCGACATTGACATTAGCGGTAACACTATGCAGAAGAAGATCCGCACTGCCCAACTCGCCCTCTACAACTTCATCATGGTCGTTGGTGCCGAGGAACAACAGGCGAGGGCTGTCAACTGGAGGAACCGTGACGATCAGGAGACTCAACAGCGTGGCGTCATTGTACCGCTTGATGAAGCCGTGAAGAAACTGGTCGAGTTGAGGGACGAGCGCAGGTTTGAGAACAAGGTCTAA
- a CDS encoding GAR1, RNA-binding protein involved in rRNA processing, producing MAFRGTPRGGRGGGFGGRGGFTPRGGRGGMGASFGPPDTVIEMGKFVHDCENEMFCESINTKIPYFNAPIYLENKTPIGKVDEILGPLNQVYFTIKPQEGIQAKSFKAGDKFYIGGDKLLPLDRFLPKPKPVGGVTKVKKPAGAGRGAPRGGSRGFGGRGRGAPRGRGGPPGRGGGFGGRGGSGGFSRGGRDGKKDFKHVQSSDASKMNNPVPGDGTFCRTQ from the exons ATGGCATTTCGCGGAACTCCTCGTGGCGGTCGCGGCGGCGGCTTTGGTGGACGTGGTGGATTTACTCCCCGTGGTG GACGTGGTGGAATGGGAGCTTCATTTGGACCCCCAGACACTGTCATCG AAATGGGCAAGTTCGTGCACGACTGTGAAAACGAAATGTTCTGCGAATCGATAAACACAAAGATTCCCTACTTCAACGCGCCAATCTACCTAGAGAACAAG ACGCCCATTGGCAAAGTCGACGAAATCCTAGGCCCTTTGAACCAGGTCTACTTCACCATCAAGCCCCAAGAAGGCATACAAGCAAAGTCATTCAAGGCTGGCGACAAATTCTACATTGGAGGCGACAAGCTGCTGCCCCTCGACAG GTTCCTGCCTAAGCCCAAGCCCGTTGGAGGCGTTACGAAGGTTAAGAAGCCCGCTGGCGCAGGCCGTGGAGCACCAAGAGGAGGATCCCGTGGCTTTGGAGGTCGCGGCCGTGGAGCTCCCCGAGGCCGTGGCGGACCCCCTGGACGTGGAGGCGGTTTCGGCGGTCGTGGCGGAAGCGGTGGCTTCTCAAGAGGTGGACGCG ACGGTAAAAAAGATTTCAAGCATGTCCAGAGTTCCGACGCGTCTAAGATGAATAATCCTGTTCCTGGTGATGGGACTTTCTGCCGCACCCAATAG